A window of the Streptomyces sp. NBC_00454 genome harbors these coding sequences:
- a CDS encoding 4Fe-4S dicluster domain-containing protein: protein MMGRTIFIDPGRCIGCQACVSACRECDSHRGKSMIHLDYTEPGMSVASLPSVCMHCEDPVAPCAEVCPADAILVTADGVVQQADTTRCIGCSNCVNACPFGIPKIDLQAKLQMKCNLCYDRTAYGLAPMCATVCPTGALFYGTLEELQAERPGVQVADSFVFGDVVVQTGVAMVVPADKVQWPVPGGLPVVEINGRDVR, encoded by the coding sequence ATGATGGGCCGCACGATCTTCATCGACCCGGGTCGCTGCATCGGCTGCCAGGCCTGCGTCTCGGCCTGCCGCGAGTGCGATTCGCACCGCGGCAAGTCGATGATCCACCTGGACTACACCGAACCCGGCATGTCCGTCGCCTCCCTTCCGTCCGTCTGCATGCACTGCGAGGACCCGGTCGCGCCCTGCGCCGAGGTGTGTCCCGCCGACGCGATCCTGGTGACCGCCGACGGGGTGGTCCAGCAGGCCGACACCACCCGCTGCATCGGCTGCTCCAACTGCGTCAACGCCTGCCCCTTCGGCATCCCGAAGATCGACCTCCAGGCGAAGCTGCAGATGAAGTGCAACCTCTGCTACGACCGCACCGCCTACGGCCTCGCCCCCATGTGCGCGACCGTCTGCCCCACCGGCGCCCTCTTCTACGGAACCCTCGAAGAGCTCCAGGCGGAGCGCCCCGGGGTCCAGGTCGCCGACTCCTTCGTCTTCGGCGACGTCGTCGTCCAGACCGGCGTGGCCATGGTCGTGCCCGCCGACAAGGTCCAGTGGCCCGTCCCCGGCGGCCTGCCCGTCGTCGAGATCAACGGAAGGGACGTGCGATGA
- a CDS encoding carboxymuconolactone decarboxylase family protein: MARISLTPPRTVFNRLGSWYSRRTYGKVLEPGLAYGHNPRVLFSYARLEQRAAKWNALDAGLKHLAVMATASRINCSWCMDFGYWEGDKMGLAPEKAEKVPVWRESREAFTELELLVMEYAEAMTETEPTVTDELAAELVSRLGEAAFVELTAMVALENLRSRVNSAFGMTSQGFSESCRVPASR; the protein is encoded by the coding sequence ATGGCCCGCATCTCGCTCACCCCGCCCCGCACCGTCTTCAACCGCCTCGGCTCCTGGTACTCGCGCCGCACCTACGGCAAGGTGCTGGAGCCCGGCCTGGCGTACGGGCACAACCCGCGCGTGCTCTTCAGCTACGCGCGCCTCGAGCAGCGCGCGGCGAAGTGGAACGCTCTCGACGCCGGGCTGAAGCACCTCGCGGTGATGGCCACGGCCTCCCGCATCAACTGCTCGTGGTGCATGGATTTCGGCTACTGGGAGGGCGACAAGATGGGACTGGCCCCCGAGAAGGCCGAGAAGGTCCCGGTGTGGCGCGAGTCCCGGGAGGCGTTCACGGAGCTGGAGCTGCTGGTCATGGAGTACGCCGAGGCCATGACCGAGACCGAGCCGACCGTCACCGACGAACTCGCCGCCGAGCTCGTATCCCGCCTCGGCGAGGCCGCCTTCGTCGAACTGACCGCCATGGTCGCGCTCGAAAACCTGCGCTCGCGGGTCAACAGCGCCTTCGGCATGACCAGCCAGGGCTTCTCCGAGTCCTGCCGGGTACCGGCCTCGCGCTGA
- a CDS encoding S-methyl-5'-thioadenosine phosphorylase, producing MANAEIGVIGGSGFYSFLEDVSEIQVETPYGPPSDSLYLGELGGRTVAFLPRHGRSHTVPPHKINYRANLWALRSVGVRQVLGPCAVGGLRPEYGPGTLLVPDQLVDRTKSRAQTFFDGEPLPDGSVPNVVHTTFADPYCPVGRSVALAAARGRAWEPVDGGTMVVIEGPRFSTRAESRWHAAAGWSVVGMTGHPEAVLAREMGLCYTSMALVTDLDAGAETGEGVSHTEVLKVFGENVGRLREVLFDAVAALPPTESRDCLCTHAHDGWDLGIELP from the coding sequence ATGGCGAATGCAGAGATCGGTGTCATCGGCGGATCGGGCTTCTACTCCTTCCTGGAGGACGTCTCCGAGATCCAGGTCGAGACCCCCTACGGGCCCCCGAGCGACTCCTTGTACCTGGGCGAGCTGGGGGGCCGCACCGTGGCGTTCCTGCCCCGGCACGGTCGCAGCCACACCGTGCCCCCGCACAAGATCAACTACCGGGCCAACCTGTGGGCCCTGCGCTCGGTCGGCGTCCGCCAGGTGCTGGGCCCGTGCGCGGTCGGCGGCCTGCGCCCCGAGTACGGTCCGGGCACACTGCTCGTCCCCGACCAGCTGGTCGACCGTACGAAGTCGCGTGCGCAGACCTTCTTCGACGGCGAGCCCCTCCCCGACGGATCTGTCCCCAACGTCGTGCACACCACCTTCGCCGACCCGTACTGCCCCGTCGGCCGGTCCGTCGCCCTGGCGGCGGCGCGCGGGCGCGCCTGGGAGCCGGTGGACGGCGGCACCATGGTCGTCATCGAGGGCCCGCGCTTCTCGACCCGCGCCGAATCCCGGTGGCACGCGGCGGCCGGCTGGTCGGTCGTCGGCATGACCGGCCACCCGGAGGCGGTCCTCGCACGCGAGATGGGGCTCTGCTACACCTCGATGGCCCTGGTCACGGACCTGGACGCGGGCGCCGAGACGGGCGAAGGGGTCTCCCACACGGAGGTCCTGAAGGTCTTCGGCGAGAACGTCGGACGCCTGCGCGAGGTCCTCTTCGACGCGGTGGCCGCCCTGCCGCCGACGGAATCCCGCGACTGCCTGTGCACGCACGCGCACGACGGCTGGGACCTGGGCATCGAGCTGCCGTAG
- a CDS encoding ubiquinol-cytochrome c reductase iron-sulfur subunit yields the protein MSVTEQPPPHPGRRGDGHADDGAAADAAVAQLRDRISADSLTTRRDYLRIVATVSGGLAIGGVGVAAGILHRHGDSEHLPEPKKITDQLPPGQSVAFRFPGEDDRALAVRLGDGSLVGYSAVCTHLACGVLWREDRGADGELYCPCHEGVFDARTGEVTAGPPPRPLPRIFLTEQADGSVWAVATARSGESAKEALCRQFSETRPDEAARLGCPGAGRAGAPERRPT from the coding sequence ATGAGCGTCACCGAACAGCCCCCTCCGCACCCAGGGCGCCGGGGCGACGGCCATGCGGACGACGGTGCGGCCGCCGACGCCGCGGTGGCGCAGCTGCGCGACCGGATCAGCGCCGACTCCCTGACCACCCGCCGCGACTACCTGCGGATCGTCGCCACCGTCTCCGGCGGCCTGGCCATCGGCGGGGTCGGGGTCGCGGCCGGCATCCTGCACCGGCACGGCGACAGCGAGCACCTGCCCGAGCCGAAGAAGATCACCGACCAGCTGCCGCCCGGCCAGTCCGTGGCCTTCCGCTTCCCCGGCGAGGACGACCGGGCCCTGGCCGTGCGGCTCGGCGACGGCTCCCTCGTGGGCTACTCCGCCGTCTGCACCCACCTGGCCTGCGGCGTGCTGTGGCGCGAGGACCGGGGCGCCGACGGGGAGCTGTACTGCCCCTGCCACGAGGGCGTCTTCGACGCCCGCACCGGCGAGGTGACGGCCGGCCCGCCACCGCGCCCGCTGCCCAGAATCTTCCTGACCGAGCAGGCCGACGGCAGCGTCTGGGCCGTCGCCACCGCCCGGTCGGGAGAGTCGGCCAAGGAAGCACTGTGCCGGCAGTTCAGCGAAACCCGCCCGGACGAGGCCGCCCGCCTGGGCTGCCCCGGGGCGGGCCGCGCCGGAGCCCCCGAGAGGCGGCCCACATGA
- a CDS encoding NarK family nitrate/nitrite MFS transporter: MSIPTPTPSPPRSHRAETYKPGATIADWRPEDASFWQSTGHRVAQRNLWVSIPALMLGFVVWQVWSVTVVKLNDVGFDFSKSQLFWLTAIPGITGGTFRILYTFIGPIFGERKFTAFSTIILVVPMLWLGFALQKSSTPYWELALIAAVCGIGGANFASSMANIGFFFPKREKGSANGLNGGLGNLGVSVVQLVAPLVVTAAVLGAPAGGPQHDAKKNTDIWLQNGAFLWVPLLVIMALAAWFLMNDLKVAAAPFSQQKIIFKRKHNWLMTWLYVGTFGSFIGFAAGLPLLIKNNFEAQGYQATTYAWIGPFIGAITRWGGGWLSDKIGGARVTLLSFVGMAAALVVVIFALPSGSDQGNFWAFYVGFLVAFAFSGLGNGSTFRQIPVIFRDQHMKAAEGQGPEVQAAALKQSEMEAGAVTGFSSAIAAYGFFFIPAMFAAMAVTNALWIFIGFYATCLVVCWWFYARKGAEAPS; encoded by the coding sequence ATGTCGATACCCACGCCGACCCCGTCGCCTCCCCGCAGCCACCGGGCGGAGACCTACAAGCCCGGGGCCACCATCGCCGACTGGCGGCCCGAGGACGCGAGCTTCTGGCAGTCCACCGGCCACCGGGTCGCCCAACGCAACCTCTGGGTCTCGATCCCCGCGCTGATGCTGGGATTCGTGGTCTGGCAGGTCTGGTCCGTGACCGTGGTCAAGCTGAACGACGTCGGCTTCGACTTCTCCAAGTCGCAGCTGTTCTGGCTGACCGCGATCCCCGGCATCACGGGCGGCACCTTCCGGATCCTGTACACCTTCATCGGGCCGATCTTCGGCGAGCGGAAGTTCACCGCGTTCAGCACGATCATCCTGGTCGTGCCGATGCTGTGGCTGGGTTTCGCGCTCCAGAAGAGCAGCACCCCGTACTGGGAGCTGGCGCTGATCGCGGCCGTCTGCGGAATCGGCGGCGCGAACTTCGCCTCCTCGATGGCCAACATCGGCTTCTTCTTCCCCAAGCGCGAGAAGGGCAGCGCCAACGGGCTCAACGGCGGTCTCGGCAACCTCGGCGTGAGCGTGGTCCAGCTGGTCGCCCCGCTGGTGGTCACGGCGGCCGTGCTGGGTGCCCCGGCGGGCGGACCGCAGCACGACGCGAAGAAGAACACGGACATCTGGCTGCAGAACGGCGCCTTCCTCTGGGTGCCGCTGCTGGTCATCATGGCGCTGGCCGCCTGGTTCCTGATGAACGACCTCAAGGTGGCGGCGGCCCCCTTCAGCCAGCAGAAGATCATCTTCAAGCGCAAGCACAACTGGCTGATGACCTGGCTCTACGTCGGCACCTTCGGGTCCTTCATCGGCTTCGCCGCCGGCCTGCCCCTGCTCATCAAGAACAACTTCGAGGCGCAGGGCTACCAGGCCACGACCTACGCCTGGATCGGCCCGTTCATCGGGGCGATCACGCGCTGGGGCGGCGGCTGGCTCTCGGACAAGATCGGCGGAGCCAGGGTCACCCTGCTGTCCTTCGTCGGCATGGCGGCCGCCCTGGTCGTGGTGATCTTCGCGCTGCCGTCCGGCAGCGACCAGGGCAACTTCTGGGCCTTCTACGTGGGCTTCCTGGTGGCCTTCGCCTTCTCGGGCCTGGGCAACGGCTCGACCTTCCGGCAGATCCCGGTCATCTTCCGGGACCAGCACATGAAGGCGGCCGAGGGGCAGGGCCCCGAGGTGCAGGCCGCGGCGCTGAAGCAGTCGGAGATGGAGGCGGGCGCCGTCACCGGCTTCTCCTCGGCCATCGCCGCCTACGGCTTCTTCTTCATCCCCGCGATGTTCGCGGCCATGGCCGTCACCAACGCCCTGTGGATCTTCATCGGCTTCTATGCCACCTGCCTGGTGGTGTGCTGGTGGTTCTACGCCCGCAAGGGCGCCGAGGCCCCCAGCTGA
- the pyrF gene encoding orotidine-5'-phosphate decarboxylase — protein MDSQVIVALDFDSHRAAGELVARLGDACGAYKVGLELLTTAGPGLVRELVARGHEVFLDLKLFEIPDSVAGAVRSAGALGASMVTVHAMGGTGIMAAAVEAAREFPRLKVLALTVVTSMTSGDLADVGIAASTDEQVLRLARLAARAGCDGVIAAPREAAALRKLLGPEPLIVTPGVTLPGEARRGPRGGEVRAGTPWAALADGASHVVVGRSVTRAPDPVAALRRIAAGG, from the coding sequence ATGGACAGCCAAGTGATCGTCGCCCTCGACTTCGACAGCCACCGGGCCGCCGGCGAACTCGTCGCGCGGCTCGGCGACGCGTGCGGTGCGTACAAGGTCGGGCTCGAACTCCTCACCACCGCCGGGCCCGGCCTCGTACGCGAACTCGTCGCGCGGGGCCACGAGGTGTTCCTCGACCTGAAGCTCTTCGAGATACCGGACTCCGTCGCGGGCGCGGTCCGTTCCGCAGGCGCACTGGGCGCATCCATGGTGACCGTGCACGCCATGGGCGGTACGGGGATCATGGCGGCCGCGGTCGAGGCGGCGCGGGAGTTCCCGCGGCTGAAGGTGCTCGCGCTGACCGTGGTCACGAGCATGACCTCGGGCGATCTCGCCGATGTCGGCATCGCCGCGAGCACCGACGAGCAGGTCCTGCGGCTGGCCCGGCTGGCGGCGCGGGCCGGATGCGACGGGGTCATCGCCGCACCCCGGGAGGCGGCGGCGCTGCGGAAACTGCTGGGGCCGGAGCCGCTGATCGTCACGCCGGGCGTGACACTGCCCGGGGAGGCCCGGCGGGGGCCGCGGGGCGGCGAGGTCCGGGCCGGGACGCCTTGGGCGGCCTTGGCGGACGGGGCCTCGCACGTCGTGGTGGGCCGGTCGGTGACGCGGGCCCCGGATCCGGTGGCGGCGCTGCGGCGGATCGCGGCGGGCGGGTAG
- a CDS encoding FmdB family zinc ribbon protein, producing the protein MPTYQYQCTECGEGLEAVQKFTDDALTVCPSCDGRLKKVFSAVGIVFKGSGFYRNDSRGASSSSTPASKPASTPAATPAASSSSSSSTSSSSSSSSSSSSSSTSAA; encoded by the coding sequence GTGCCGACCTACCAGTACCAGTGCACCGAGTGCGGTGAGGGCCTTGAGGCCGTGCAGAAGTTCACCGATGACGCACTGACCGTGTGCCCGAGCTGTGACGGACGCCTGAAGAAGGTGTTCTCCGCGGTCGGCATCGTCTTCAAGGGATCCGGTTTCTACCGGAACGACAGCCGCGGCGCCTCGTCGAGCAGCACCCCTGCCTCGAAGCCCGCGTCGACGCCGGCCGCCACCCCGGCCGCGTCTTCGTCGTCCTCTTCGTCGACGTCGTCCTCGTCCTCTTCGTCGAGCTCTTCCTCGTCGTCGAGCACCTCGGCCGCCTGA
- a CDS encoding MscL family protein, whose translation MRGNVVDLAVAVVIGAAFTNIVNSVVKGIISPLIGAIGTQSLDGYKSCLKNPCGIGPDGQATGVEILWGSVLNAALTFLITAAVVYFLMVLPMAKYLAKVEQRRRAKEGVQETMEITELVVLKEIRDELIAQRGAGGGTDASGGYGPRL comes from the coding sequence ATGCGCGGCAACGTGGTCGACCTGGCGGTCGCCGTGGTCATCGGTGCCGCGTTCACGAACATCGTGAACTCCGTGGTGAAGGGGATCATCAGCCCGCTGATCGGTGCCATCGGGACGCAGAGCCTGGACGGCTACAAGTCGTGCCTCAAGAACCCTTGTGGCATCGGCCCGGACGGCCAGGCGACGGGTGTCGAGATCCTCTGGGGCTCAGTACTCAACGCCGCGCTGACCTTCCTGATCACCGCCGCGGTCGTCTACTTCCTGATGGTGCTGCCGATGGCGAAGTACCTCGCCAAGGTGGAGCAGCGCCGCCGGGCGAAGGAAGGCGTCCAGGAGACCATGGAGATCACCGAGCTGGTGGTCCTCAAGGAGATCCGGGACGAGCTGATCGCCCAGCGCGGCGCGGGCGGCGGCACCGACGCCTCCGGCGGCTACGGGCCGCGGCTCTAG
- a CDS encoding MFS transporter — protein sequence MTSAVTTEKSAKSTRPGYGQLLRTPGALGFVLPGFAARLPFGMLTISILLLVQHTTGSYGSAGIVAAVTGISMALFAPVMGKLIDRHGQSAVLVPVALTHAAAVSSLAAFALLGAPVWALALAAVPAGASVPQVGPMVRSRWAAKLEGSPLLPTAAAFESVTDEFTFVVGPVLATALCTGINPAAGLVTEAALTLIGGLLFAAQRATQPKPVARPAHGEKHASALSFHGLRVLIVAFIGIGAVFGGMQVSLAAFSEEIGNPGANGLLYGVFAAGNMIAGIACGAISWKIGPRRRLILGYIGLTAAASVLWAAHSMILLGALGLVVGLCIAPALITGYTMIEQLIPATSRTEAFTWLTGAVAFGQAGAVTLAGRLTDAHGSSYGFLVPLVATALALTILLTLRAKLAPKAPSRIVSSSKPATSKAPSAGVNERGLGHRVPVTVD from the coding sequence GTGACATCCGCGGTCACGACCGAAAAGTCCGCCAAGTCCACCCGACCCGGCTACGGGCAGCTCCTGCGCACGCCCGGCGCCCTCGGCTTCGTTCTCCCGGGATTCGCCGCGCGTCTCCCCTTCGGCATGCTGACGATCAGCATCCTGCTGCTCGTCCAGCACACCACCGGCTCCTACGGCAGCGCCGGCATCGTCGCCGCCGTCACCGGTATCTCCATGGCGCTCTTCGCTCCCGTCATGGGCAAGCTCATCGACCGCCACGGCCAGAGCGCCGTGCTGGTCCCGGTGGCCCTCACGCACGCCGCCGCAGTCAGCTCCCTGGCGGCGTTCGCGCTGCTGGGTGCGCCCGTCTGGGCGCTCGCACTGGCGGCCGTCCCCGCCGGTGCATCCGTTCCGCAGGTCGGGCCCATGGTCCGGTCCCGCTGGGCGGCCAAGCTCGAGGGCTCCCCGCTGCTGCCCACGGCCGCCGCGTTCGAGTCCGTCACCGACGAGTTCACCTTCGTCGTCGGCCCGGTGCTCGCCACCGCACTGTGCACCGGCATCAACCCGGCCGCCGGCCTGGTCACCGAGGCCGCGCTGACCCTGATCGGCGGCCTGCTCTTCGCCGCCCAGCGCGCCACGCAGCCCAAGCCCGTCGCCCGCCCGGCGCACGGCGAGAAGCACGCCTCGGCCCTCTCGTTCCACGGCCTGCGCGTCCTGATCGTCGCCTTCATCGGCATCGGCGCCGTCTTCGGCGGCATGCAGGTCTCGCTGGCCGCCTTCTCCGAGGAGATCGGCAACCCCGGCGCCAACGGTCTGCTCTACGGCGTCTTCGCCGCGGGCAACATGATCGCCGGCATCGCCTGCGGTGCGATCTCCTGGAAGATCGGCCCGCGCCGCCGCCTGATCCTCGGCTACATCGGCCTCACCGCGGCCGCCTCGGTCCTGTGGGCCGCCCACTCGATGATCCTGCTCGGCGCGCTCGGCCTGGTCGTCGGTCTGTGCATCGCCCCCGCGCTGATCACCGGCTACACCATGATCGAGCAGCTGATCCCGGCCACCTCGCGCACCGAGGCCTTCACCTGGCTCACCGGAGCGGTCGCCTTCGGGCAGGCCGGCGCCGTGACCCTGGCCGGGCGCCTGACGGACGCCCACGGGTCCTCGTACGGCTTCCTCGTGCCGCTCGTGGCCACCGCGCTCGCGCTGACCATCCTGTTGACGCTGCGTGCGAAGCTGGCTCCGAAGGCCCCGAGCCGGATCGTCAGCTCGTCCAAGCCGGCCACCTCGAAGGCACCCTCCGCGGGTGTGAACGAGCGTGGTCTGGGTCACCGCGTGCCGGTGACGGTGGACTGA